A part of Blastopirellula marina genomic DNA contains:
- a CDS encoding serine/threonine-protein kinase, whose protein sequence is MLTTTQQNLQPTLSLDGEASARKCPAELMERYESLIHARRSSWTEHYALRRLLGSGGQGLVFLTERRGANGFTLPLAVKIYSPERFESASHYNEAMARAARVASRVAQIQQHNLLEIHNFLDSSTIRVMVMEWVDGYDLQQLSTPGMVERIRPRVTTERWNYINQVVVTKGPQQPRFKPGVAVAIARDCLAALAALHRDGVVHADVKPSNIMLKRTGAAKLIDIGSAFEIDNAPESRTCTPAYAAPEVLEGAEATPRSDLASLGYVLIEMLSGRSLFGHIKNFRELLETKRFLAQRMQDILPDEVTCNELLMNFCRRLIAPDPSRRFPSAEDADLRSGGAASFHRQLVKGDLAVEYDNEIRLWIEELQQTDEHQ, encoded by the coding sequence ATGCTAACGACGACCCAACAAAATCTGCAGCCAACCCTTTCGCTGGACGGTGAGGCCTCTGCGCGGAAGTGCCCCGCAGAATTGATGGAGCGATACGAATCGCTGATCCATGCTCGTCGGTCAAGTTGGACGGAGCACTACGCACTTCGTCGTTTGCTGGGATCTGGTGGCCAAGGTCTCGTCTTCCTAACCGAGCGTCGCGGAGCGAACGGCTTCACACTTCCGTTGGCGGTGAAGATCTACTCGCCAGAGCGATTCGAGAGTGCTTCCCATTACAACGAGGCGATGGCTCGTGCTGCCCGCGTCGCTTCGCGCGTCGCTCAGATTCAGCAGCACAACTTGCTCGAAATCCACAACTTTCTAGATTCCAGCACAATCCGCGTGATGGTCATGGAGTGGGTCGATGGATATGACCTGCAGCAGTTATCGACGCCCGGGATGGTCGAGCGAATTCGTCCCCGCGTGACAACCGAACGCTGGAACTACATCAACCAAGTGGTTGTCACCAAAGGACCGCAGCAGCCTCGCTTCAAACCGGGCGTAGCGGTGGCGATCGCGCGTGACTGCCTCGCCGCTTTGGCCGCACTTCATCGCGATGGCGTCGTGCATGCCGACGTGAAGCCATCGAACATCATGCTCAAGCGAACCGGCGCGGCGAAGCTGATCGATATCGGTTCGGCTTTCGAGATCGATAACGCCCCCGAGTCGCGAACCTGCACGCCAGCGTATGCCGCTCCGGAAGTGTTGGAAGGAGCTGAGGCGACGCCACGGAGCGACTTGGCCAGCTTAGGTTACGTGCTAATCGAGATGCTTTCAGGCCGCTCTCTATTTGGGCACATCAAGAACTTCCGCGAACTTCTGGAAACCAAACGGTTCCTCGCTCAACGGATGCAAGACATCTTGCCGGACGAAGTTACCTGCAACGAACTGTTGATGAACTTCTGCCGCCGTTTGATCGCCCCCGATCCGTCACGCCGTTTCCCTTCGGCCGAAGACGCCGATCTTCGCAGCGGCGGTGCCGCGTCGTTCCATCGCCAACTGGTGAAGGGAGACTTGGCGGTCGAATACGACAACGAAATTCGACTCTGGATCGAAGAGCTCCAGCAGACGGACGAGCACCAATAG
- a CDS encoding D-2-hydroxyacid dehydrogenase: MKIALCYQTQPEFIDAIREVAPDAEIDDAGQERIGEAILDADIFCGHAKVPMPWPEVVKKGKLKWIQSSAAGMDHCLVPEVIASDIIVSSASGLFANQVAEQTFSLLLGLIRSLPVFFRAQTVKDYTRRPTHDLHGKTVGIVGLGGNGRRIAEILSAFRTRIIATDLFPYDKPAYVEELWPAHQLDDLLAQSDVVILTLPLNASTYHIIDDERFAAMKQDAWFINVARGQVVKETALVEALQSKKLLGAGIDVAEIEPLPHDSPLWNMENVIITPHVGAQGATRNADATQLFCTNLRRYLQGEPPINLVDKQLGFPVRMPSAT; this comes from the coding sequence ATGAAGATCGCCCTTTGCTACCAAACCCAGCCTGAATTTATCGACGCCATTCGCGAGGTGGCCCCAGACGCCGAGATCGACGACGCCGGGCAGGAGCGGATCGGCGAGGCAATTCTTGATGCCGACATCTTCTGCGGGCACGCCAAAGTCCCAATGCCGTGGCCAGAGGTGGTCAAGAAAGGGAAGCTGAAATGGATTCAATCGTCGGCAGCTGGCATGGACCACTGCTTGGTGCCCGAGGTGATTGCCTCGGACATCATCGTTTCGAGTGCCTCGGGCCTGTTTGCCAATCAGGTCGCAGAGCAAACATTTTCCCTCTTATTAGGCCTGATTCGCTCTTTACCGGTTTTCTTTCGCGCACAAACAGTTAAAGATTATACAAGAAGACCTACCCACGATCTTCACGGAAAAACGGTCGGCATTGTCGGCCTGGGGGGGAACGGTCGACGGATTGCTGAGATCCTATCCGCGTTTCGCACGCGGATTATCGCGACCGATTTGTTCCCCTACGACAAGCCCGCCTACGTCGAAGAGCTGTGGCCAGCCCATCAGTTGGACGACCTGTTGGCTCAATCGGATGTGGTAATCCTGACCTTGCCTCTTAATGCAAGCACCTACCACATCATCGATGACGAGCGGTTTGCCGCAATGAAGCAGGATGCCTGGTTCATCAATGTGGCCCGCGGACAGGTGGTTAAAGAGACGGCACTCGTGGAGGCGCTTCAATCGAAAAAGCTGCTGGGGGCCGGAATCGATGTCGCCGAAATCGAACCCCTTCCGCACGATAGTCCACTATGGAATATGGAGAATGTGATCATTACGCCTCACGTTGGCGCTCAAGGAGCGACTCGGAACGCCGACGCGACGCAACTTTTTTGCACCAATCTGCGTCGTTATCTCCAGGGAGAACCCCCGATTAACCTGGTCGATAAGCAGCTTGGCTTCCCAGTTCGCATGCCTTCGGCCACCTAA